From Candidatus Pedobacter colombiensis, one genomic window encodes:
- the hemE gene encoding uroporphyrinogen decarboxylase, whose translation MNTLFLDAAFSKQTERPPVWMMRQAGRFMPEYWEIKNKYSFLEMCKTPEIAADVTMLPVDLLSIDAAILFSDILVTGEAMGGDLSFTQGVGPKFANPVRTLKDVDALEVDVLDRLQYVADAIKVIQQRLNGSIPLIGFAGAPFTVMSYLVEGGSSKDFKLTKLLMHNEPEIAHKLLAKIAKVTADYLNLQIAAGVNAIQIFDSWALALSWNDYQEFSHRYIQEIIANLNRKDIPVISFCKGSSVFAPIMATAKPDVISVDWNADLLNIKKSLPAGIAVQGNLDPHILYANKPVIKKEILRLFERMRGENGFIFNLGHGIMPDIPFDNVKYAIEVIKEFKY comes from the coding sequence ATGAACACGTTATTTTTAGATGCAGCATTTTCAAAGCAAACAGAACGTCCACCAGTATGGATGATGCGTCAGGCAGGTCGTTTTATGCCAGAGTATTGGGAGATTAAAAATAAATACTCCTTTCTTGAAATGTGCAAAACACCTGAGATTGCTGCTGATGTAACGATGTTGCCGGTTGATTTGTTGAGTATTGATGCTGCTATTTTATTTTCAGATATCCTGGTTACCGGAGAGGCTATGGGTGGAGACCTGAGCTTTACACAAGGCGTTGGGCCAAAGTTTGCAAATCCTGTGCGTACACTGAAAGATGTGGATGCTTTGGAGGTAGATGTATTGGATAGGCTACAATATGTTGCAGATGCAATTAAAGTGATACAGCAACGTTTAAATGGAAGTATTCCACTAATCGGTTTTGCCGGTGCACCGTTTACCGTAATGAGTTACCTGGTTGAGGGTGGTTCATCAAAGGACTTTAAATTAACTAAATTGTTGATGCATAACGAGCCAGAGATTGCGCATAAACTATTGGCTAAAATTGCAAAGGTTACTGCCGATTATTTGAATCTGCAGATTGCTGCCGGTGTTAATGCTATTCAGATTTTTGATAGTTGGGCTTTAGCGCTATCATGGAATGATTATCAGGAATTCTCTCACCGTTACATTCAGGAAATTATTGCCAATCTAAATAGAAAAGACATTCCTGTAATTTCTTTCTGTAAAGGAAGTTCCGTTTTTGCTCCAATTATGGCAACTGCCAAACCGGATGTAATTTCGGTAGACTGGAACGCAGATCTTTTAAATATTAAAAAGAGCCTACCTGCTGGTATTGCTGTGCAGGGAAATCTTGATCCACATATTTTATATGCCAACAAACCTGTCATCAAAAAAGAGATACTTAGATTGTTTGAGCGTATGCGCGGTGAGAATGGCTTTATCTTTAACCTTGGTCATGGTATTATGCCTGATATTCCTTTTGATAACGTAAAATACGCTATAGAGGTAATTAAGGAATTTAAATA
- a CDS encoding response regulator transcription factor, translating to MQQKLRILLVEDEDHLLDAIKLNLELEGYKVHAVKDGKTALKVFKEERFNLIILDVMLPEMDGFQVCETIRLENTEVPILFLTAKNTSEDRVMGLKKGADDYLVKPFNLEELILRVGILVKRSMKADDLKEINSYKIGDKTIYFNSFELKQDDGVIVPLTKKETMLLKLLIERKNEAVSREQILETVWNYDVYPSTRTIDNFILTFRKYFEPDQKNPVYFHSIRGVGYKFTDIH from the coding sequence ATGCAACAGAAATTAAGAATACTGCTGGTTGAAGATGAAGACCATTTATTAGATGCGATAAAATTAAACCTTGAGCTTGAAGGTTATAAAGTACATGCTGTAAAAGATGGTAAAACGGCCTTAAAGGTTTTTAAGGAAGAGCGTTTTAACCTAATTATCCTGGATGTAATGCTTCCGGAAATGGACGGTTTCCAGGTGTGTGAAACCATCAGATTAGAAAATACTGAAGTACCTATTCTTTTCTTAACTGCTAAAAATACCAGCGAAGATAGAGTAATGGGACTTAAAAAGGGAGCCGATGATTATTTGGTAAAACCTTTTAACCTGGAAGAACTGATCTTAAGAGTAGGCATTCTGGTAAAACGCAGCATGAAAGCTGACGATTTAAAAGAAATAAACTCTTATAAAATTGGTGATAAAACCATTTATTTTAACTCGTTTGAGTTGAAACAGGATGATGGTGTGATTGTGCCTTTAACCAAAAAGGAAACTATGCTTTTGAAATTGCTGATAGAGCGTAAAAATGAAGCTGTATCACGCGAACAGATTTTGGAAACAGTTTGGAATTATGACGTTTATCCATCTACAAGAACGATAGATAACTTCATCTTGACTTTCCGAAAGTATTTTGAGCCAGATCAGAAAAACCCGGTTTATTTTCATTCGATCAGAGGTGTAGGCTATAAATTCACGGATATTCATTAA
- a CDS encoding HAMP domain-containing sensor histidine kinase: protein MKKSIIIFYFMLLYAMVQLISWGTLVVRLEPARMAMVMGEGSVFLFLLCIGAYFLHQSIKKEERLREQQQNFLLSVTHELKSPLAAIKLSIQTIVKRDLDKARQTSLLSNSLKDIERLDDLVENMLLATKIENRSYSFPKEEFDFSELVTKITDRLQVHSCGCEQLITPVIKPGIKVMGDQFALSSVVTNLVENAVKYSGPCADVSVELMEKDGHPFLRVSDKGPGIPDAEKMLIFDKFYRVGDENVRKSKGTGLGLFIVKEVLQSHDADISVRDNVPQGAIFEITFS from the coding sequence TTGAAGAAATCGATCATTATATTTTATTTCATGTTGCTTTATGCAATGGTGCAGCTCATCTCTTGGGGCACATTGGTGGTAAGGCTGGAACCTGCCAGAATGGCAATGGTCATGGGAGAAGGATCGGTATTTTTATTTTTACTATGTATTGGTGCCTATTTTTTACATCAGTCTATTAAAAAAGAAGAGCGTTTACGCGAACAGCAGCAAAACTTTTTATTGTCTGTAACACATGAGCTAAAATCGCCGTTAGCGGCTATAAAGTTATCTATACAAACGATCGTGAAACGTGATCTGGATAAAGCAAGGCAGACTTCTTTGCTGAGTAATTCATTAAAAGATATTGAGCGTTTGGATGATCTGGTGGAGAATATGTTGCTGGCTACCAAGATAGAAAACCGCTCTTATTCCTTCCCTAAGGAGGAATTTGACTTTTCTGAACTGGTAACTAAGATTACAGACAGGCTGCAGGTGCATTCGTGTGGATGTGAGCAGTTGATCACTCCGGTAATTAAACCGGGAATTAAAGTGATGGGCGATCAGTTTGCACTTTCTTCGGTAGTGACGAACCTTGTTGAGAATGCAGTGAAGTATTCTGGACCTTGTGCAGATGTATCTGTTGAATTGATGGAGAAAGATGGTCATCCTTTTTTAAGGGTATCTGACAAAGGGCCAGGTATTCCTGATGCAGAAAAGATGCTTATTTTCGATAAATTTTACCGTGTTGGTGATGAGAATGTCAGAAAATCAAAAGGAACAGGTTTAGGCCTGTTTATTGTTAAGGAAGTATTACAAAGCCACGACGCTGATATCAGCGTTAGAGATAACGTACCGCAAGGTGCTATTTTTGAAATAACATTTAGTTGA
- the hemL gene encoding glutamate-1-semialdehyde 2,1-aminomutase → MLESLKKMFSGNEGDVPVNTGSKPDISREKSAELYEKAKNYFPGGVNSPVRAFKSVYGTPLFIQKGDGCFVWDADGNQFIDFCGSWGPLILGHNHAKVREKVTEVMQNGMSFGAPTALENELAELIIKNNKFVEKIRFTSSGTEAVMSAIRLARGYTGRDKIIKFEGCYHGHSDSLLVKAGSGLVTFGETSSAGVPKAFAQETIVLPLNDTEALKQAFDQFKDQVAAVIIEGIPANNGLLMQDAAYITFLQGICKENGALLIFDEVITGFRLGFEGAAAYYGVKPDIVTYGKIIGGGLPVGMYGASAEIMGHISPDGGVYQAGTLSGNPVAMAAGIAQLTELLRSGFYKDLNNKAGEFAESIQRFATARNYKVKVFYVGSIFWIAFTDKDKIQTADDIDHNSMEKFKIMHRELLNRGIYLGPSGYEVGFVSAAHTKIELEKAKRAIFDSLDVVFRNK, encoded by the coding sequence ATGTTAGAATCTTTAAAAAAAATGTTTTCAGGAAATGAAGGCGATGTACCTGTAAACACAGGTAGTAAGCCGGATATTTCCAGAGAAAAGTCTGCAGAATTATACGAAAAGGCGAAAAACTATTTCCCGGGAGGTGTAAACTCTCCGGTTAGGGCTTTTAAGTCGGTTTATGGCACTCCACTTTTTATTCAAAAAGGGGACGGCTGCTTTGTATGGGATGCAGATGGCAATCAATTTATAGATTTTTGCGGTAGCTGGGGACCATTAATCCTGGGACATAACCATGCAAAGGTAAGGGAAAAGGTTACTGAGGTAATGCAGAATGGCATGAGCTTCGGTGCGCCAACTGCTTTGGAAAATGAACTGGCGGAGCTGATTATTAAAAACAACAAGTTTGTTGAAAAAATACGTTTTACCAGCTCTGGTACAGAAGCCGTAATGTCAGCCATTAGATTGGCACGTGGATATACCGGTAGAGATAAGATTATTAAGTTTGAAGGTTGCTACCACGGTCATAGTGATTCATTATTGGTAAAAGCAGGTTCAGGTTTGGTTACTTTCGGTGAAACTTCATCTGCTGGTGTACCTAAGGCTTTTGCACAGGAAACCATCGTACTACCTTTAAACGATACTGAGGCTTTGAAACAAGCTTTTGATCAGTTTAAGGATCAGGTTGCAGCAGTAATTATTGAAGGTATCCCGGCAAATAATGGTTTATTGATGCAGGATGCTGCTTATATAACCTTCTTACAAGGTATTTGTAAGGAAAATGGAGCTTTATTGATATTTGATGAGGTAATTACCGGTTTTAGGTTAGGTTTTGAAGGTGCTGCGGCTTATTATGGTGTGAAACCTGATATTGTTACTTATGGTAAAATTATCGGTGGTGGTTTGCCTGTAGGTATGTATGGTGCTTCTGCCGAAATTATGGGACATATTTCTCCTGATGGAGGGGTTTACCAGGCGGGAACACTTTCTGGTAACCCTGTAGCCATGGCTGCCGGTATTGCTCAACTGACAGAATTGCTGCGTTCAGGGTTTTATAAAGATCTGAACAATAAAGCTGGCGAATTTGCAGAGAGTATACAGCGTTTTGCAACAGCCAGAAATTACAAAGTAAAGGTGTTTTATGTGGGTTCTATTTTTTGGATTGCTTTTACGGATAAGGACAAGATTCAGACTGCAGATGATATTGACCACAATAGCATGGAGAAATTTAAGATAATGCATAGGGAATTGCTGAACAGGGGCATTTATTTAGGCCCTTCAGGCTATGAGGTAGGTTTTGTTTCTGCTGCACATACAAAAATTGAACTTGAAAAAGCAAAAAGAGCCATTTTTGATAGTCTTGATGTTGTTTTCAGGAACAAGTAA
- the hemB gene encoding porphobilinogen synthase yields MLHRPRRLRKNPVVREMIAETRLSKDMFIYPYFVVPGKDVVHPLDAMPGISHFSEDTLVRDVEKGLKLGVNKIMLFGVGDEKSENAASAYHDHSLVPSAVRLLKKNFGDDLYIVTDVCVCSYTTHGHCGILKDDYVQNDETVEVIAKMALTHVQAGADMLAPSDMMDGRVAAIRSVLDGAGHANAAIMSHATKFASAYYGPFREAADCAPSKGDRKAYQMDFRNGNEALREALLDESEGADVLMVKPALAYLDVMHNLKQHTDVPIACYNVSGEYSMVKAAAQRGWIDEQKVVMETMHAFARAGASIITTYHIRDIVEKNWM; encoded by the coding sequence ATGTTACACCGTCCGCGTAGATTAAGGAAAAATCCTGTTGTGAGAGAGATGATAGCCGAAACACGGTTATCTAAAGACATGTTCATTTATCCATACTTTGTTGTTCCGGGAAAAGACGTTGTTCATCCGTTAGATGCAATGCCGGGTATCAGTCATTTTTCGGAAGATACATTGGTAAGGGATGTAGAGAAGGGATTAAAACTGGGCGTAAACAAGATTATGCTTTTTGGTGTGGGGGATGAGAAAAGTGAAAATGCTGCATCTGCCTATCATGATCATTCTCTGGTTCCTTCAGCTGTACGTTTATTGAAGAAAAACTTTGGTGATGACCTTTATATTGTAACTGATGTTTGTGTGTGTTCTTATACCACACATGGACATTGCGGTATATTAAAGGATGATTACGTTCAAAATGATGAAACTGTTGAGGTTATCGCTAAAATGGCACTTACTCATGTGCAAGCAGGAGCAGATATGTTGGCTCCATCTGATATGATGGATGGACGTGTAGCTGCAATAAGGAGTGTATTGGACGGAGCAGGTCATGCAAATGCTGCGATTATGTCGCATGCTACCAAATTTGCATCAGCTTACTACGGACCATTCAGGGAAGCTGCAGACTGTGCGCCAAGTAAAGGTGACAGAAAGGCTTACCAGATGGATTTTAGAAATGGTAATGAGGCCTTAAGAGAAGCTTTGCTAGACGAAAGTGAAGGTGCTGATGTATTAATGGTAAAACCTGCCTTGGCTTACCTTGATGTTATGCATAACCTAAAGCAGCATACTGATGTGCCGATTGCCTGCTATAATGTATCCGGAGAATATTCGATGGTTAAAGCAGCAGCACAAAGAGGCTGGATAGACGAACAAAAAGTAGTAATGGAAACCATGCATGCTTTTGCGCGTGCAGGGGCAAGCATCATCACGACTTACCACATCAGGGATATTGTAGAAAAGAATTGGATGTAA
- the hemC gene encoding hydroxymethylbilane synthase, giving the protein MKRLIIGTRGSDLALWQANFIKDKLAAIGVEAELKIIKTQGDKILNLRLDKLEGKGFFTKELEEELLGGTIDIAVHSHKDLPTVHPAGLTIAAVTEREDPSELLLILKDCVNITHKFSLKTGAMVGTSSNRRKAQLLALRPDLNIEDLRGNVPTRIQKLRDEDYDAIMIAKAGVNRLNIDLSEFHVEVIDPTDVVPAPAQGALAIQIRENDNELFDTLQKIHHQETADEIAVERKVLNLFEGGCHMPLGCYCKKEEGQYEVWTSKAETDEDFPDRLFYRVGNLDGLAEKIVTKFSADRKLPAKVFISREVGEHNYFRKALAKHNIEIDARSLIRTFPIVTVLDPFYLKHIEWIFFSSRNSVDYFFQLKPMLPKHVKFGVAGKGSEDSLRRMGHVADYVGEGGDIDEVAELFAEAVAGKTVLFPRAQDSLLSIQKALKPDTKVVDLPIYETVIEENIAQTYAEVLIFTSPSNVEAYFVDNLLDPGQKVIAIGNSTAKKFEEMGVKVILPYSPDEIGLAEAVFGIDL; this is encoded by the coding sequence GTGAAAAGACTTATTATAGGTACAAGAGGTAGCGACCTGGCTTTATGGCAGGCCAATTTCATTAAAGATAAATTAGCAGCTATCGGTGTTGAGGCTGAATTGAAGATCATTAAAACTCAGGGCGACAAGATTTTAAATCTTAGGTTGGATAAACTTGAGGGTAAAGGTTTCTTTACTAAAGAGCTGGAAGAAGAGCTTTTAGGTGGTACCATCGATATTGCGGTACACTCACATAAAGATTTACCTACCGTACATCCTGCCGGATTAACTATTGCTGCGGTAACTGAGCGCGAAGATCCATCTGAGTTGTTACTGATCCTTAAGGATTGCGTAAACATCACCCATAAATTTTCTTTAAAAACGGGAGCAATGGTTGGAACTTCATCGAACAGACGTAAAGCTCAATTGCTTGCACTTCGCCCGGATTTAAATATTGAAGATTTAAGAGGTAACGTACCTACCCGTATTCAAAAATTAAGGGATGAGGATTATGATGCCATCATGATCGCTAAAGCTGGAGTGAACCGCTTAAACATTGATCTTTCTGAATTTCATGTTGAGGTGATAGATCCTACTGATGTGGTTCCAGCTCCTGCACAAGGTGCGCTTGCGATCCAAATCAGGGAAAATGATAATGAATTGTTCGATACGCTTCAAAAAATACACCATCAGGAAACGGCGGATGAGATTGCTGTAGAACGTAAGGTGTTAAACCTTTTTGAAGGCGGTTGTCACATGCCTTTGGGCTGTTATTGTAAAAAGGAAGAGGGACAATATGAGGTCTGGACTTCAAAGGCAGAGACTGATGAAGACTTCCCTGATCGTTTGTTTTATCGGGTAGGAAATCTGGATGGACTGGCCGAAAAAATTGTAACTAAGTTTAGTGCAGATAGGAAGCTTCCGGCTAAGGTTTTTATTTCCAGAGAAGTTGGCGAGCATAATTATTTTAGAAAAGCACTTGCAAAGCACAATATAGAAATAGATGCGAGATCGTTGATCCGTACTTTTCCAATTGTAACCGTTTTAGATCCGTTTTACTTAAAACATATAGAATGGATCTTCTTTAGCAGTAGAAATAGTGTAGACTATTTCTTTCAGCTGAAACCAATGCTACCTAAGCATGTAAAGTTTGGTGTAGCAGGTAAGGGATCTGAAGATTCATTAAGAAGAATGGGTCATGTGGCTGATTATGTTGGTGAAGGTGGTGATATAGATGAGGTTGCTGAATTGTTTGCTGAGGCTGTTGCGGGAAAAACAGTATTGTTCCCAAGAGCGCAGGATTCATTATTGAGCATTCAAAAAGCGTTAAAGCCAGATACAAAAGTAGTTGATCTGCCGATTTACGAAACGGTTATTGAAGAAAATATAGCTCAGACTTATGCTGAGGTGCTCATATTTACAAGTCCATCAAATGTGGAGGCGTATTTTGTGGATAACCTATTGGATCCAGGGCAAAAGGTAATTGCGATTGGCAATTCTACCGCTAAAAAGTTTGAAGAAATGGGAGTGAAGGTGATTTTACCTTATTCTCCTGATGAAATCGGCTTAGCTGAAGCCGTTTTTGGAATTGATTTGTAA
- the hemA gene encoding glutamyl-tRNA reductase, which produces MEYLKIIAFTHKQIDLKSLGKLVICEQTLDDRLRNIQSELGVKEIFYVGTCNRVEFVFTASDNLDKDFILRFLTVLDMGLPPQYMEQFVENVSVYEQLEAFNHLLRTSCSLESLVVGEKEILAQIRKAYEACRIAGFTGDYMRMIMNRVVKTAKEVYTHTNISKNPVSVVSLAYRKLRDLKMCANSRLLIIGAGETNKNLAQYLKKHKYSNFSVFNRTLENAEVLAKELNGTAYPLTALENYDQGFDVIITCTGATEPIVTEALYRKLLNGDTAKKVIVDLAIPNDTAAEVVKNFPIHYIEVESLKETARKNIQERYDELVNAEHIIDENIKDFELVLRQRKIEIAMSCVPEKIKEIKHTAINGIFAEEINNLDENSRLVLEKVMNYMEKKYISVPMVMAKEILVKNS; this is translated from the coding sequence TTGGAATATTTAAAGATCATTGCTTTCACGCATAAACAGATTGACCTAAAGTCCTTAGGCAAATTGGTAATATGTGAGCAAACATTGGACGATAGGTTGAGAAACATTCAATCAGAGTTAGGTGTTAAGGAAATATTCTATGTAGGAACGTGCAATAGAGTTGAATTTGTATTCACTGCTTCAGATAATTTAGATAAAGATTTTATTCTTCGTTTTTTAACTGTACTGGATATGGGCTTGCCACCACAGTATATGGAGCAGTTTGTTGAAAATGTATCTGTATATGAACAGTTAGAAGCTTTTAATCATCTGTTACGTACTTCTTGCTCATTAGAAAGCTTGGTTGTAGGCGAAAAGGAGATTCTTGCCCAGATTCGTAAGGCTTATGAAGCCTGCCGCATTGCAGGATTTACCGGAGATTATATGCGGATGATTATGAACAGAGTTGTGAAAACAGCGAAGGAAGTTTATACACATACCAATATTTCTAAAAATCCAGTTTCAGTTGTTTCTTTGGCTTACCGTAAGCTGCGTGATCTTAAGATGTGCGCCAACTCGAGGTTACTGATCATTGGTGCGGGTGAAACAAATAAGAATTTAGCTCAATATCTTAAAAAGCATAAGTACTCTAACTTCTCGGTTTTTAACAGAACACTTGAAAATGCAGAAGTACTGGCTAAAGAACTGAATGGTACAGCTTATCCGCTTACAGCGCTTGAAAATTATGATCAGGGATTTGACGTGATTATTACTTGTACAGGAGCTACCGAACCTATTGTTACTGAAGCGCTTTATAGAAAACTGCTGAATGGGGATACCGCTAAAAAGGTAATCGTTGATTTGGCCATTCCTAATGACACCGCTGCTGAAGTGGTTAAAAACTTCCCAATACACTACATCGAGGTTGAATCTTTAAAAGAGACTGCCCGTAAAAATATTCAGGAACGCTATGATGAGCTGGTAAATGCCGAGCACATTATCGATGAAAATATCAAAGATTTTGAATTGGTATTGCGTCAGCGCAAAATTGAAATCGCTATGAGCTGCGTTCCGGAGAAAATTAAGGAAATTAAGCATACTGCTATCAATGGGATCTTTGCCGAGGAGATCAATAATCTGGATGAAAATTCAAGATTAGTATTGGAAAAAGTGATGAATTACATGGAAAAAAAATACATCAGCGTTCCAATGGTAATGGCAAAGGAGATATTGGTAAAGAATAGCTAA
- a CDS encoding alpha/beta hydrolase, translating into MIKKEHFTLSGASGKTILGDWTYDDKNTNPDTIIFIHGFKGFKDWGAHNLTAAFFASNGYRYLKFNLSHSGVTPQNQNDVTDMDAFASNTISKELSDLETVIDYVDTTFPSTSIYLIGHSRGGGLAIIQAAKDHRISKLITWSAISDFSSLWKKEQEKEWIQTGKIFVENARTKEKMPLNNTLLEDFNKHKTHFNIINAAKRVHIPWLILHGDDDVNVKFSVAQELAQNQLNAKIQKIEGANHVYGASHPYTSDQLPPHLYDVAEKSLAFLRSTSAIDHL; encoded by the coding sequence ATGATTAAAAAGGAACACTTTACACTAAGCGGCGCATCAGGAAAAACGATTCTTGGCGATTGGACTTATGACGATAAAAACACAAATCCCGACACTATAATTTTCATTCACGGCTTTAAGGGCTTTAAAGATTGGGGGGCACACAACTTAACAGCGGCATTTTTCGCTTCCAATGGGTATAGATACCTCAAATTCAACCTGTCTCACAGCGGAGTTACCCCGCAAAATCAAAATGACGTAACCGATATGGATGCTTTTGCCAGCAATACCATCAGTAAAGAGCTTTCAGATCTGGAAACAGTAATCGATTATGTCGACACCACCTTTCCATCTACTTCCATTTACCTGATAGGGCATAGCAGAGGCGGTGGTCTGGCAATTATTCAGGCAGCAAAAGATCACAGGATCAGTAAACTCATTACCTGGTCTGCCATTTCCGATTTCTCCAGCCTTTGGAAAAAAGAGCAGGAAAAGGAGTGGATTCAAACAGGCAAAATCTTTGTAGAGAATGCCCGTACAAAAGAAAAAATGCCTTTAAATAATACATTACTGGAGGACTTCAATAAACACAAAACACATTTTAACATCATAAATGCTGCAAAGCGTGTACATATCCCCTGGTTAATTTTGCATGGCGACGACGACGTTAATGTTAAGTTTAGTGTAGCACAAGAATTAGCACAAAATCAACTGAACGCTAAGATTCAAAAGATTGAGGGGGCAAATCATGTATATGGTGCATCGCACCCATATACATCAGATCAATTACCCCCTCATTTATATGATGTTGCTGAAAAAAGCCTGGCATTTTTACGATCTACATCGGCAATAGACCATCTTTAA
- a CDS encoding MFS transporter, whose amino-acid sequence MEQTTKTTAEPFSSYQILVIALLALLQFTIVLDFMVLAPLGDFLMKSLSMTPKGFGLVVSSYAFSAGASGILAAGFADKFDRKKLLLFFYTGFIVGTLCCALSTSYEMLLGARIITGLFGGVIGAISMTIITDIFAVHQRGRVMGVVQMGFAASQVLGIPIGLYLANIWGWHSSFLMIVILSIMIGITILFTVKPIDKHLALQSDKNPFLHLWHALSNRSYQTGFIATAFMSVGGFMLMPFGSAYLINNINITQQELPMVFMFTGLASIVIMPLVGKLSDKVDKFMLFTGGSVLAIILILIYTNLSPVPLWEVVVINMVLFMGIMSRMIPATTLTMSVPDVKDRGAFMSVNASLQQMAGGVAALSAGLIVTQETKSSPLANYDILGIVVSVMIVVCIFFVYRVSELVKAK is encoded by the coding sequence ATGGAACAAACTACAAAAACTACAGCCGAACCTTTCAGTTCTTATCAAATCCTGGTAATTGCTTTGCTGGCTTTATTACAATTTACTATAGTGCTGGATTTTATGGTACTAGCGCCGCTTGGCGATTTTTTAATGAAATCTTTATCCATGACTCCTAAGGGATTTGGATTAGTGGTTTCTTCCTATGCTTTTAGCGCAGGGGCATCAGGTATTCTGGCGGCTGGTTTTGCCGATAAGTTTGACCGTAAAAAGTTGCTTTTATTTTTTTATACGGGATTTATCGTCGGTACGTTGTGCTGTGCCCTATCTACCAGTTATGAGATGCTTTTAGGGGCAAGGATTATAACCGGGCTATTTGGTGGGGTAATTGGCGCGATATCGATGACCATTATTACTGATATTTTTGCTGTTCATCAGCGTGGCAGGGTGATGGGTGTTGTGCAAATGGGATTTGCAGCGAGTCAGGTTTTGGGTATTCCCATAGGCCTTTATCTAGCCAATATATGGGGTTGGCATTCGTCATTTTTAATGATTGTGATTCTGTCTATTATGATTGGGATAACGATTTTGTTTACGGTGAAGCCTATTGACAAGCATCTTGCTTTACAGTCGGATAAGAATCCATTTTTACACTTGTGGCATGCGCTTTCCAATCGTTCTTACCAAACAGGCTTTATTGCGACTGCTTTTATGAGTGTTGGTGGTTTTATGTTAATGCCTTTTGGTAGTGCTTACTTAATCAATAATATTAACATTACACAGCAAGAGCTACCTATGGTATTTATGTTTACCGGTTTGGCTTCTATCGTTATTATGCCTTTAGTCGGGAAATTAAGTGATAAAGTAGATAAGTTTATGTTGTTTACCGGAGGTTCCGTATTAGCTATTATACTTATTTTAATCTATACAAACCTTAGTCCTGTTCCATTATGGGAGGTGGTAGTAATTAATATGGTGTTATTTATGGGGATTATGAGTCGGATGATTCCAGCTACGACACTCACTATGAGTGTTCCTGATGTAAAAGATCGTGGTGCATTTATGAGTGTAAATGCTTCATTACAACAAATGGCAGGCGGGGTAGCTGCATTAAGTGCTGGTTTAATTGTGACACAAGAAACTAAAAGCAGTCCATTGGCGAATTACGATATTTTAGGCATAGTGGTTTCAGTAATGATTGTGGTATGTATATTCTTTGTTTATAGGGTGAGTGAACTTGTAAAGGCGAAGTAA
- a CDS encoding TetR/AcrR family transcriptional regulator: MRVRDVNKVELVKQKAIELLVEVGFEGFTMNKLARACGISVATLYIYYKDKDDLIFKIGIEEVHRMGAIMLEDFDSESSFAEGLRQQWKNRAKCVLENPLTAQMIEQLRSSTYQEKIFETFGEIFKEPLGKFMHNAIERGEIAAMPLEAYWSVAFGPLYSLLRFHTEGKTLSGKPFVLTDEVLWSAFDLVLKGLKK; encoded by the coding sequence ATGCGGGTAAGAGATGTAAATAAAGTTGAGCTGGTAAAGCAAAAGGCTATTGAGCTTTTGGTTGAGGTTGGTTTTGAGGGTTTTACTATGAATAAGCTGGCCAGAGCCTGCGGAATTTCTGTAGCTACACTTTACATTTATTATAAGGATAAGGACGATTTGATTTTTAAAATAGGTATAGAAGAGGTGCATCGAATGGGTGCTATTATGCTGGAAGATTTTGATTCTGAAAGTTCTTTTGCTGAGGGGTTGAGACAGCAGTGGAAAAACCGAGCAAAGTGTGTCCTCGAAAATCCATTAACTGCCCAGATGATAGAACAATTGCGTAGTTCTACTTATCAGGAAAAGATTTTTGAAACTTTTGGAGAGATTTTTAAGGAACCTCTCGGAAAGTTTATGCACAATGCGATTGAGAGGGGGGAGATTGCCGCTATGCCTTTGGAAGCTTATTGGAGTGTAGCCTTTGGACCTTTATATAGCCTGCTTCGTTTTCACACTGAAGGAAAAACCTTGAGCGGAAAGCCATTTGTTTTAACAGATGAGGTGCTTTGGAGTGCTTTTGATTTGGTGCTTAAGGGTTTGAAAAAATAA